The window GCGCGCGCGCCCTGCTCTGCTGGCTGGCCCTTGGCGGACTGGCGCCGGCCGCATTGGCTTGCACCATGAACGAAACCGGGGGCAATCTCGGCTCGGTCACCACATTCCGCGTCAAGAGCGGCGCCGCGATCACCAGTTCGGCCAACTTCGCCGCCGGTTGCTCCGGCGTCGTGCTGTCGGCCTTGGGAACACCCGCCATCACGGCGACGATCCAGCCGTCGGTGACGGGTCTCACGCTCAAGAACGGCGCCAACGCCATCCCCTACCAGGTCTACAGCAATGCGGGCATGAGCACGAGCTACACCGGTGGGCTGGTGGTGGTCAATCTTTCGGGCACGAACCTGCTCACCGTGCTGGGCGGCAGCGGGCTCAACGTGCCGATCTTCATCAGCACCGCGCCGGGCGCCAACGTGCCCGCCGGCACCTACACCGACACGCTGCAGGTCACCTGGAACTACCAGAACATCTGCGAAGGCCTGCTGGGCGTGCTCGGGGCCTGCGTCGGCGTTTCGACCAACGCGTCCGTGACGCGCTCCTTGCTGGTGACCCTGACGGTGAGCAACGACTGCACCATCACGGCGCCGCCGGTGAGCTTCGGCAGCGCGCCGCTGGTGAGCGGCTTTCCCACCGTGTCGCAGAACATCTCGCTCCTGTGCTCCAAGAACATGACCTACACGGTCGGCCTCAGCGCGGGTAACAACTTCGCCAGCGGACGCCGCCAGATGGCCAGCGGCAGCAACCGCCTGTCCTACGACATCTACAAGGCCGACAACACCGTCTGGGGCAGCCTGACCACCGCGCGCGCCAACGGCCCGGCCCCGAGCGACGGCAGCACCGTGCAGACCATCCCCTACACCGCCCGCGTCTACCAGGACCAGGCCACGCCGGCGGCCGCTGTCTACACCGACAGCGTGGTGGTGGATGTCAGTTTCTAGGAGCCTTCGGGCTCAAAGGCCGCAGAGCACACCGCCGTCGATGTTCAGCAGGGCGCCGTTCACATAGCTGCCCGCGGGCGAAGTGAGGAACAGGACCGCCGGTGCGATGTCCTCGGGCCGGCCCCATCGGCCGAGCGGCACACGCTGCTTCACCCAAGCCGAGAACGCGGGATCCTGAACCAGCGCGGTGGTGAATTCGGTGTCGAGGAAACCCGGTGCCACCGCATTGCAGGTGATGCCCTTCGGGCCGAGTTCGAAAGCCAGTTCGCGCATCAGCGTGGTCACGGCGCCCTTGGCGGTGGCATAGGGCGCAAGCGTGGAGCGGCTGGCCGCGACCGACAGCGAACTCATCATGATGATGCGGCCGAACGCCCGTTCGATCATGTGCCGCGCCGCGGCCTGGGTCACGTTGAACGTGCCCGTCACATGCACCTGCTGGATCGACGCCCATTCTTCGGGGGTGTAATCGGTGAAGGGCTTGCGGTTCTGGTTCCCAGCGTTGTTGACCACGATGTCCAGCGCGCCGTGCGCCGCCACGATGGCGTCGATGGCCTGCTTCACGGCGGCGTGATCGGTCACATCGAAGACGCTGCCAGAGGCCTTGCAACCCATGCCTTCGAGATCCGCCACCCTGGCCGCCAACTCCTGTTCCACCACATCGTTCAGCACGACGTGCGCGCCGGCCTTGGCCAGCATCAGCGCCACGGCCCATCCGATGCCGCGCCTGGCGCCGGTGACCAGCGCAACCCGGCCCTTCAACGAAAATAATTCGGCGATGCTTGCATCGCCGCCTGCGCCCCTGGTGTTCGACTCTTGTTCCGACATCTGGTCTCCTCTGTTTTCTGCCATGGCACACATCGGCGTGCAGGCGGAATATAGAGGTGCGAGACGCAAAGAGAAACGGAGGAAGTGGAATTCACTTTTTCATTTCCGCACCGGCTTCCCGATGGTGGGTGGACATCAGCGTGTGCTCGAAGGCTTCTGGTGCGAGCGGCCGGCTGAAGAGGTAGCCCTGGCCGTAGTCGCAGCCCATGGCCACGAGCAGGTCGCGCTGTTGCGCGGTTTCGATGCCTTCGGCCACCACCTTCAGCCCGAGCTTGTGCGCCATCACCACGATGGCCTCGCACAGCGCGAGTTCGCTGGCGCCGGGCGCCAGGTTGCTGGTGAAGGAGCGGTCGATCTTCAGGTAGTCGAGCTCCAGGTTCTTCAGGTAGGACAGCGAGGAATAACCCGTGCCGAAATCGTCGATGGCCACCTGCATCCCGGCCTCGCGGTAACTCCTCAGGCAATCCCCGATCGCCGGCGTGGCGTTCAGCAGCAGGCCTTCGGTGATCTCCAGCGCCACCGCACGACCCGGCAAGCCAAGCTGGCGCAGGTGCGCGATCCAGCCCGCGGCGTGGTTCTGCGTGCGGCCGAACTGGGCCGGTGACTTGTTCACGCTGACCTGGAATTGCGGGCAGTAGGTCTCGCGCCAGCGCAGCGTCCAGCGGGCCGCTTCCTTGAAGACCCAGTCGCCGATCTCGCCGATGAGCCGGTTCTCCTCGGCCAGCGCGATGAACTCGCCGGGACCCACCAGGCCGCGTTCCGGGTGTTGCCAGCGCACCAGGGCTTCGGCCTTGCAGACCCGCCCGGTGCCCAGTTCGACGATGGGCTGGAAATGCAGGCAGAACTGCTGCCCGGCCACGGCCGCCCGCAGTTCGCGCGTGAGCTGCAACTTCTGTTGTGCCGCCTCCTGCAGGCTGGGTGTGAAAAAACTGTACTGGTTGCCGCCCTGCTGACGGGCCGCCACCATGGCCTGCTGCGCGTTGTGCAGCATGGTGTCCACCGGTGCCGCATCGCCGGGATAGACCGTGATGCCCACGCTGCCCGACAAGGCGACCAATGCCGTGTCGAGCTCGAAGGGCTGGGCCAGGCGGTGCAGGATGTTCTGTGCGACCTGGCCGGCGCGGTCGGCGCTGTGCAGGCCGGTCAGCAGCGCCACGAAGCCGTCGCTGGCGGTGCGCGCCACCGAGTCGGTGGTGCGCACGCAGCCGACGATGCGCCGCGAGGCCTCGACCAGCAACCGGTCGGCCCAATCCTGGTCGTGGCTTTCGTTGATGCCGGCAAAGTTGTCCAGATGGATCGCCAGCAGCGCCACGGCGCGGTCGTCGCGCATGGCCTTCTTGATCTCCTCGGCAAGGCGATCCTTCAGCATGCTGCGGTTCGGCAACTGCGTCAGCGTATCGAAATTGGCCTGACGCCAGATCAACGCCTCCGAAGCCTTGGTACGGGTCAGGTCCGAGAACAGCGTCACGCGGCGCTGAACTTCACCAAACCGGCCGTACACCGTGCTGATGCTGAGCCAACCGGGAAAGGAGTCGCCGCACTTGCGCTGGCTCCAGATCTCTCCCCGCCACTGCCCCGTGTCGAGCAGCGTGCGGCGCAGCTTCTTGTAGAACGACTGGTCGTGGTGCGGGGAGTTCAGCAGGCTGGGATCCTGGCCGATCACCTCTTCGGCCGCGTAGCCCGTCATCTGGACGAAGGCGGGGTTCACCGCGACGATGCAGTTGTCCTTGTCGGTCACCATCATGGCCTCGGTGCTGTGGGCGTAGACCAGCGCCGCCAGTTGGCGGTCGATCTGGTCCTGCGCGGGCACCTGCGGGGCCGGCGAGATGCCGGTCGGCGCCTGGCGACGCGGCAGCTGCGTGGCCCAGGGTTGCAACCCTTTACCCAACCAGCGCACGCACAGGCTTTGCAGAAGACATGCCAGGCGGCCCGATCCGGCCGAGGTGCGGCCGTCATCCAGCCTGGGGGGTACGGAACGGACTGGCGTGAAGGGAATCCTCGGCATGATGTGGCGATTGAAACAGCCACGCGGTTGCAGAATGTGATCGAACCATGGCGACGTCCATCACGGACACCTCTAGAATGGTCTGACAACTTGAAACCGCCGCCCTTTCAAAGCTCGGAGTTCCCATGCATATCGGCGTACTCGAAGACGATCCGTCCCAGCGCGAGTTGATCATGGTCCTGATCGAGGAAGGCCAGCACACGAGCCGCGGTTTCGGCCTGGCGCAGACCTTCCAGGAAGCCTTGAAGCGTGAAACCTTTGATCTGGTGCTGGTCGACTGGGTGCTGCCCGACGGCACGGGCGGGCAGGTGATCGAGTGGATTCGCGCCAACATCGGCTGGCACCTGCCGGTGATCGTGGTCACCGCCCAGGAGGACGAGGAAACCGTGGTTGCCGCCCTGCAGGCCGGGGCCGACGACTACATCGTGAAACCGCCCAAGCCGCTCGAACTGCTGGCCCGCGTGAGCTCGGCGCTGCGCCGCGCCAGGCCCAATGCGCTGGCCATCCTGCGCGTGGGCGAATACGAGATCGACATCCAGCGCGAACGGGTCAGCCTGGCCGGCGAGCCGATGGCGATGACGCAGAAGGAATTCGACCTGTCGGTGGTGCTCTTCCAGAATCTTGGCAAGATCCTGTCGCGCGACTTCCTGCTCGACAGGGTGTGGGGCAAGACCGCCGATGTGGACGTGCGCACCGTCGACACCCATGTGAGCCGTTTGCGTCGCAAACTGTCGCTGGACGGCAGCCGTGGCTGGAAACTTGCCCCCGTCTACGGCTTCGGCTACCGCTTCGACCGCGTCTCCGGTCCGAACTAGGCTTCGAGCCGCGCCGCCAGTTCGGCGATCAACGCATCCAGGTCGTCGCTCAGCGCCTGCGCCAACGGCAGCAGTTCCGCCAGCGGCGCTTCGGCCTTCATCGCGGCCTGCGTTTTCACCACTCCGTCGAGCACTTTCACCGCGCCCACCGCACCGGCTGCACCGCGCAGCGAATGCAGTTTCTTGCGCGGCTCTTCGAGCTCGCCGGCGTGCAGGTAGTCCATCAACGCTGCGCCGGTATTGCGATAGTGCCCGAGGAACTGACGCAGCACGCGCACCGCCAGTGCGGGCTTGTTGGCGCATTGCTCGTAGGTGACGGCCAGATCGAGGCCACGGATGCCGGCGAGCATCTGCTCCGGGCCGATTTCTGCGGCCGCTGCATCGGGCGGCGCCACGGCCGGAGCCAGTCGCGGGCGTAACGGCAGCCAGCGCAGCAGCACCTCATGCAGCACCCGGGGGTCGACAGGTTTGGCGAGGTGCTCGTTCATGCCGGCATCCAGGCAGGCCTGCCGGTCTTCGACGAAGGCATTGGCGGTCATGGCGATGATGGGCAGATCGACCATCATCGGGTTCTGGCGCAGACGCCGGGTCGCCTCCAGGCCGTCCATGCGCGGCATCTGCACGTCCATCAGCACCAGGTCGTAGCGGCCGCGGCGGGCCATGCGCACGGCCTGTTCGCCATCGCCGGCGATGTCCACCACCAGGCCGGCGGCCTGCAGCAGGTCGGCGGCGACCTCCTGGTTCACCGGATTGTCCTCGGCCAGCAGCACACGTGCGCCGCGATGCGTCTGGCGCAGCAGGGCTTCCATGGCCTCAACGCTGCGCAGCGCGGCCGGCGCCTGCGCATCGCTTTTCAAGAGCCGCATCAGGCCATCGAGCAGCATGGAAGGCGTGACTGGCTTGAGCAGCACCGCGCCGAAGCCGGCGTCGCGCGCTTGCTGCTGGAGTTCGTCGCGGTCCTGCGCCGAGACCAAGACCAGCGCGGGCGCAAGAGGCGCGTCCGCCTGCAAACGCCTGGCTGTCTCGATGCCATCCATGCCAGGCATGGCCCAATCCAGCACCACCACGGCATAGGGGTCGTCGGCCGCCCGTGCAGCGCCCACCAGGTGCAAGGCTTCCTCGCCGCTGCCCGCGACATCGGTGCGCAGGCCGAGGCCGCGCAACATTTCGGCCATGGCGGCCCGCGCATCGGGCAGATCGTCGACCAGCAGGCAGCGCAGGCCCTTGAGGACCGGCGCCGCCTGCGCTTGAGCCTGCTGGGCAGGACGCAGCCGCACACTGATCCAGAATCGGCTGCCCTTGCCGGGCAGGCTTTCCCCGCCGGCCTGTCCCTCCATGAGTTCGGCGATGTGCCGGGTGATGGTCAGCCCCAGGCCCGTGCCGCCATGACGCCGCGTGCTCGAGCCGTCGGCCTGCACGAAGGGCGTGAACAACAGCGGCAGCATGGCCGGGTCGATGCCGATGCCGGTGTCGCGCACCTCGAAGCGGATCAGCAGGCTGGTGTCCTCCTGGCTCAGCAGTTCGGCACGCAGCAACACCGAGCCGCGCTCGGTGAACTTGACGGCATTGCTGAGCACGTTGAGCAAGGCCTGCATCAGCCGCGTCGGGTCGCCGTTGAGGCGGTCCGGGATATGCCCCGTGTCGAGCACCACCTCGAGCCCCTTCTCGCGGGCGACGTCCAGCACCATGCTGCAGGTGCGGGTGAGCAGCGCGTCCAGCGAGAAATCGACGTTCTCCAGCGACAGCTTGCCGGCCTCGATCTTCGACAGGTCGAGGATGTCGTTGATGACCTGCAGCAGGTGATTGGCCACACTGGAGACCTTGGCCAGGCGCGCCTGGTGGGTCGGATCCTGGATGTCACGGCGCAGCAGGTGCGTCAGGCCCAGGATGGCGTTCATCGGCGTGCGGATTTCATGGCTCATGTTGGCCAGGAAGTTGCTCTTGGCGCGGTTGGCCGAATCGGCGCGGTCACGGGCCTCGGCGAGTTGCTGATTGCTCAGTTGCAGTAGCTGTTCGGCATGCTTGTGCCGCGTGATGTCGGTCGTCAGCACGAAGAAGCCGAGCACCTGGCCGTCGCGCAGGTCGGGCAGGTACTGCACGCGCGTCACGGCGTGTTCCCCGTCGACGCTGTATTCCTCGCGTTCGTAGTCCTGCGACTCGCCGGCCAGCGCAGCCCGGATGCGCGCCTCGTAGCGATCGAAATATTCGGCACCCCGCACCTCGGTCATGGTTCGGTCGACCAAGGCTTCGGGCGCCAGGCCGAACCACATCGCGTAGCGGCGATTCACGAAGCGGCAGCGCATGGACTGGTCCCAGTAGGCGATACGGCCGGGCACGTTGTCGGCCACCATGCGCACGAAGATCTCGGCCTCGCGCAGCTTGACGATGAGTTCGTGCATGCGCTGCTGCGTCTTGCTGCGCTCTTCCAGCGCCGACACCAGCGCGGCCGTACGCTGCTCGACTTCTTCCTCCAGTTTGTCGCGGTGCTGGGTCAACTCGGTCTCGAACATCTTGCGCTCGGTGATGTCGGTACAGGAGCCGAACCATTTGTAGGGCTGGCCGTTCACGTCGAACACCAGGCCGCCGCGCACGTCGAACCAACGGTACACGCCGTCGTGCCGCCGCAGCCGGAATTCCTGCTGGGAGTTGCTGCCCGCCGCCACGATCGCCTTCCAGTATTGGTAGACACGGTCGCGATCGTCGGGGTGGATCAGTTCCAGCCAGCCTTCGCCAAGGTAGTGTTCCACCGGTGACCCGGCGAAGCCGGCCCAGCGGCTGCTGAGGTAGTCGCACTGGCCCTGTGCGTCGCAACTCCAGACCATTTGCGGCATCAGCTCCACCATCTGGCGCAACTGGTTCTCGCTTTCGCGCAGATCGGATTCCACGCGGTTAAGCCGGCCATGGTTGCGCAGCACGAAGATGCCGACCGAGGCCAGCAACACCAGCGCAGCGCCGACACCGAGGTTGGATTGCAGCTTCTGTCTGTCCATCAACGCGCGCAACTGGCCGGAGTTGTAGCTGTCCAGCCGCCCCATGGCCTGTTCAAGCGCCACGTAGCCAGTCTTCAGCTGGACCGCATCGATGGCGGAGGCCGCAGCGTTGCCGATCGGCAGCTCGCGGCGTAGCTCGTCGACCCGCATTTCGACCAGTCGGGTCATGCCGTCGGGATCGGCGTCGAACCGCCGCAGGCTGTCTTCGATGCGCGACAGGGCCTGCAGGACGCCGGCACCCTCAGCGCCATCGGTGATCGCCCCGGGGGATGGGGCATTCCAGCCAAGACGCAGCAGGCTGCTCCCGAGTTCGATGCGCGCCGCGCGGAAGTCGCGCACCTTGGTCAGGTTGCTGGTGAAGACCTCGCTCTGCGACCGCTGCAGGAACGCCAGCGCAAGGATGATCAACCCACTGGCAACGACCGTGGCAATCTGAACCAACATCCGCCACCGCAACCGCGCCGGCGGGACCGCTTCCGTCATCCACTGCCCTTTCAGTGTCGGCGCGCCAGCGACCCGCCTTCGGACTGCTGCGCGACCCTTCCGGTTTATCGGGGATTCAAGCGGCTACTTTACTATTGATTACAAATACCTTCGTCGGTGCAAACCTGCATCGATCCACACGACGGGGTGATCACGCCCGCACGCAGTCGGCGTAATAACGCAGCCGACCGTCCTCGCCGTGCTCCTCGACCAGGCCGTGGATATCGGTCTCGAAGCCTGGGCATTGGCTGTTGAATTCGCGCGAGAACTTCAGGTAGTCGACGATCTTCTTGTTGAAGACCTCGCCCGGGATGAGCAACGGGATGCCCGGCGGGTACGGCGTGACCAGGCCCACGGTGATGCGGCCCTCCAGGTGGTCGATCTCCACGCGCTCGGTCTTGCGCAGTGCGATGTGCGCGTAGGCGTCGCTCGGCTTCATGGCCGGCGTGAGGTCACTCAGGTACATGTCGGTGGTCAGCCGCGCAATGTCGTACTTCGCATACAAGTTGTGCACGTGCTGGCACAGGTCGGCCAGGCCCATCTTCTCGTAGCGCGGGTGCTGCTGGCAGAACTCGGGCAGGATGCGCCACATCGGCTGGTTCTTGGCATAGTCGTCCTTGAACTGCTGCAGCGCCGTGAGCATGCTGTTCCAGCGGCCCTTGGTGATGCCGATGGTGAACATGATGAAGAAGCTGTAGAGGCCCGTCTTCTCCACCACCACGCCGTGCTCGGCCAGGAACTTGGTGACGATGCTGGCCGGAATGCCGGTCTTGGCGAACTTGCCGTTCAAATCCAGGCCGGGCGTGACGATGGTCGACTTGATCGGGTCGAGCATGTTGAAGCCGGTGGCCATCTTGCCGAAGCCGTGCCAGTTGGCCTTGGCGTTGGACTTGGATTCACCCTTGATGATCCAGTCGGTGGCGCGACCGATGCCCTCCTCCACCAGCTTGTCCGGCCCCCAGACCTTGAACCACCAGTCGTCGCCGTATTCCTCGTCGACCTTGCGCATGGCGCGGCGGAAATCGAGTGCCTCGGCGATGCTTTCCTCCACCAGCGCGGTGCCGCCGGGCGGCTCCATCATGGCCGCGGCCACGTCGCAGCTGGCGATGATGCTGTACTGCGGGCTGGTGCTGGTGTGCATCAGGTAGGCTTCGTTGAACAGGTGCCGGTCGAGCTTCACGTTCTGCGAGTCCTGGATCAGCACATGGCTGGCCTGGCTGATGCCGGCCAGCAGCTTGTGGATCGACTGCGTCGAATACACCACGGCGT of the Rhodoferax koreense genome contains:
- a CDS encoding Csu type fimbrial protein, giving the protein MLHQITHGARALLCWLALGGLAPAALACTMNETGGNLGSVTTFRVKSGAAITSSANFAAGCSGVVLSALGTPAITATIQPSVTGLTLKNGANAIPYQVYSNAGMSTSYTGGLVVVNLSGTNLLTVLGGSGLNVPIFISTAPGANVPAGTYTDTLQVTWNYQNICEGLLGVLGACVGVSTNASVTRSLLVTLTVSNDCTITAPPVSFGSAPLVSGFPTVSQNISLLCSKNMTYTVGLSAGNNFASGRRQMASGSNRLSYDIYKADNTVWGSLTTARANGPAPSDGSTVQTIPYTARVYQDQATPAAAVYTDSVVVDVSF
- a CDS encoding SDR family NAD(P)-dependent oxidoreductase, which translates into the protein MSEQESNTRGAGGDASIAELFSLKGRVALVTGARRGIGWAVALMLAKAGAHVVLNDVVEQELAARVADLEGMGCKASGSVFDVTDHAAVKQAIDAIVAAHGALDIVVNNAGNQNRKPFTDYTPEEWASIQQVHVTGTFNVTQAAARHMIERAFGRIIMMSSLSVAASRSTLAPYATAKGAVTTLMRELAFELGPKGITCNAVAPGFLDTEFTTALVQDPAFSAWVKQRVPLGRWGRPEDIAPAVLFLTSPAGSYVNGALLNIDGGVLCGL
- a CDS encoding putative bifunctional diguanylate cyclase/phosphodiesterase: MPRIPFTPVRSVPPRLDDGRTSAGSGRLACLLQSLCVRWLGKGLQPWATQLPRRQAPTGISPAPQVPAQDQIDRQLAALVYAHSTEAMMVTDKDNCIVAVNPAFVQMTGYAAEEVIGQDPSLLNSPHHDQSFYKKLRRTLLDTGQWRGEIWSQRKCGDSFPGWLSISTVYGRFGEVQRRVTLFSDLTRTKASEALIWRQANFDTLTQLPNRSMLKDRLAEEIKKAMRDDRAVALLAIHLDNFAGINESHDQDWADRLLVEASRRIVGCVRTTDSVARTASDGFVALLTGLHSADRAGQVAQNILHRLAQPFELDTALVALSGSVGITVYPGDAAPVDTMLHNAQQAMVAARQQGGNQYSFFTPSLQEAAQQKLQLTRELRAAVAGQQFCLHFQPIVELGTGRVCKAEALVRWQHPERGLVGPGEFIALAEENRLIGEIGDWVFKEAARWTLRWRETYCPQFQVSVNKSPAQFGRTQNHAAGWIAHLRQLGLPGRAVALEITEGLLLNATPAIGDCLRSYREAGMQVAIDDFGTGYSSLSYLKNLELDYLKIDRSFTSNLAPGASELALCEAIVVMAHKLGLKVVAEGIETAQQRDLLVAMGCDYGQGYLFSRPLAPEAFEHTLMSTHHREAGAEMKK
- a CDS encoding response regulator transcription factor, which produces MHIGVLEDDPSQRELIMVLIEEGQHTSRGFGLAQTFQEALKRETFDLVLVDWVLPDGTGGQVIEWIRANIGWHLPVIVVTAQEDEETVVAALQAGADDYIVKPPKPLELLARVSSALRRARPNALAILRVGEYEIDIQRERVSLAGEPMAMTQKEFDLSVVLFQNLGKILSRDFLLDRVWGKTADVDVRTVDTHVSRLRRKLSLDGSRGWKLAPVYGFGYRFDRVSGPN
- a CDS encoding response regulator, with amino-acid sequence MLVQIATVVASGLIILALAFLQRSQSEVFTSNLTKVRDFRAARIELGSSLLRLGWNAPSPGAITDGAEGAGVLQALSRIEDSLRRFDADPDGMTRLVEMRVDELRRELPIGNAAASAIDAVQLKTGYVALEQAMGRLDSYNSGQLRALMDRQKLQSNLGVGAALVLLASVGIFVLRNHGRLNRVESDLRESENQLRQMVELMPQMVWSCDAQGQCDYLSSRWAGFAGSPVEHYLGEGWLELIHPDDRDRVYQYWKAIVAAGSNSQQEFRLRRHDGVYRWFDVRGGLVFDVNGQPYKWFGSCTDITERKMFETELTQHRDKLEEEVEQRTAALVSALEERSKTQQRMHELIVKLREAEIFVRMVADNVPGRIAYWDQSMRCRFVNRRYAMWFGLAPEALVDRTMTEVRGAEYFDRYEARIRAALAGESQDYEREEYSVDGEHAVTRVQYLPDLRDGQVLGFFVLTTDITRHKHAEQLLQLSNQQLAEARDRADSANRAKSNFLANMSHEIRTPMNAILGLTHLLRRDIQDPTHQARLAKVSSVANHLLQVINDILDLSKIEAGKLSLENVDFSLDALLTRTCSMVLDVAREKGLEVVLDTGHIPDRLNGDPTRLMQALLNVLSNAVKFTERGSVLLRAELLSQEDTSLLIRFEVRDTGIGIDPAMLPLLFTPFVQADGSSTRRHGGTGLGLTITRHIAELMEGQAGGESLPGKGSRFWISVRLRPAQQAQAQAAPVLKGLRCLLVDDLPDARAAMAEMLRGLGLRTDVAGSGEEALHLVGAARAADDPYAVVVLDWAMPGMDGIETARRLQADAPLAPALVLVSAQDRDELQQQARDAGFGAVLLKPVTPSMLLDGLMRLLKSDAQAPAALRSVEAMEALLRQTHRGARVLLAEDNPVNQEVAADLLQAAGLVVDIAGDGEQAVRMARRGRYDLVLMDVQMPRMDGLEATRRLRQNPMMVDLPIIAMTANAFVEDRQACLDAGMNEHLAKPVDPRVLHEVLLRWLPLRPRLAPAVAPPDAAAAEIGPEQMLAGIRGLDLAVTYEQCANKPALAVRVLRQFLGHYRNTGAALMDYLHAGELEEPRKKLHSLRGAAGAVGAVKVLDGVVKTQAAMKAEAPLAELLPLAQALSDDLDALIAELAARLEA